Part of the Ascaphus truei isolate aAscTru1 chromosome 16, aAscTru1.hap1, whole genome shotgun sequence genome, GCTGGAATGTTTTGGGCGGTTCCTGAgacgtgaagtgtgtctcctggaggaaaacaacatcgcccCCCAACCTCTTAATTTCCTGTAGGGCCAGGCgtctttttttgttattgtgGAGGCCCTTGACGTTTAGGGAAACAAACCTTAGATCTTTTTGGTGGGACATTCTAGTTGGTATTAGCGTTTGCTGTGCGTAAACTCTGAGTTGCAATGATAGCTGAACAGCCAAATGGGGCGGGAGGTAGGGTGGGAGAGGATCCGCTGGGATAGGGTCAGCGGGGGTAAGAAGGAAGGAAGgtagaccctattggggtctggAAAGTTTGAAACCGGTCTGACTTACAGGCCGGTTAGGGTGGTATAAGACCCTAGGGGGCGGGTCCGACGACAGTCTCCAGTGAAGGTGGGCCGAGGAGAGACCCTTAGCTATTGGGAGTTACCGCCGACTCATCTGACTCATGTGTGTCCCAGGTGGTTGGACTATTTTCCTGCGTGTGCTTTGTGGaggattggaggagggggggggagggggtaagcgcTGGGTGGCCCCATACTGAGGGTGGGCGGTAGGGGAGGGgagtgaatgggtggggggggagggttcagGGGTAGGCGGGAAAAGGGTCAGTTCATGGGTAGAATCCGCATAGTGTGCATCCAACCTCTACGCTGCATATCAGGTGAATATTATGTGTACGTTACCAGATTGGTTAGGTGTGTACAGGGTGGGAATGAACCTGTGATCTCTTGGGCACTCCTGGGGCGGTGAGGTTCGGGCGTGTCTCCTCCGGGGAGTGTTCCTTTGGGGAGAaaagaaggggggcggagggggggagggatggaggaaggatgggaggagggggggggtgaaggggagtgggacgtggggggagagggggttggggggggaaggtCAGGGatgagaagagaaaaaaaaaaggagggggggaggacagtTCGGGCATTTATCCTGCTTATTTTCCATCATAGACATTATACCTCTTAGTAGGCGAACAGTATATTTACAGATCTAGACAGTTTGGTTATATACAGTATTGAGCTAAAGCAGCTTGCTCTTGGGCTTCCTTGGAGTGGTGAGAATCAAGTGTTTCTCGACAGGGAGGTGAGCCTTGggcggggaaggagagggggggggaaagttaATTATAGGGATAGGGAGGTGGgctggggagaggaagggaggggagtgggctgggaagagggagggggggtgctgggggggggggtggtggggctgggggggggggtggggaggcagaggaggggagtggaagggggagggggttggggggagtaggtatgggggggcaagggggggtggggtagggggtggggaaggTGTAGAAGCTTTTCACATAGATATTCTGCAACAGAAACATTTCATGCAATAAACCGTATATCAAACAAACATAGCGTGTGCAGTGTTAGTCTAGTTAGACATTTACATAATCCCGTACATTTCGGAGAGGAAACTATTATCTCTTTGACTCCTGTTGAGCAGGGAAGGTCCAGGGTGGTTGAGCAAAGGGGTGCTCCACGCCTGTGTAGGTGGGGCAGCTttcgtagaggggggggggagggggtgggtatgcgccgggagggaaggggggggaggggaagaggggaggtagtgagggagggggtatgggatgagaaagggggggggggggctggggggggaggggggcggggctggggggaagggggggaggggctagggggggggaggggctaggggggggagacggggggctgggggaaaaaaaatgtaacactAATGTAACACTCCGCCAAATAGAAGGTTCAAAGAGCAAAAGTTACAGAAACTTCCCAATTCGCGTATCCTTCTGACTTTCATATTGTTACAGTGATGCACTAATTATTATCACCGCCTGTGATGAGCAGTCGACATTTGCACTAAAAAGCCAGACGTTAACATCCCTTACATTTACACACTCTACTtaaagtcctcaagcccctcaacaggtcaggttttcaggatatcccagcttcagcacgggtagcTGAGTCAAAGGcagagcctcctgtgctgaagcagggactgttgagcaacctgtgctgaagcatggatatcctgaaaacctgacctgttgggggtggagggggggggtggcttaaggactggagttgagcccccttgtGGTACGGCATTCCTTCCGGATCAAAAACCGTGTGACACGGTCACAGTGTAGTACACTCGGCAGATGGAGCAGCACACCTGAATCAGTGCAATGTCTTATGGTTAAATACGGATCAACGTTTCTGCCCTGACGGGACTTCTCTCAAGGTTATCCAGGAGTGTATATACAGTGAGCAACGAAACCGAGCGTCTCAGTGACATCACAAATTAGCATAATGACGCGGGCAACgtgaaaatgtaaagaaacaCAAATACATTGGCAacgtgtacgtacacacacacacacacacacacacacacacacacacacacctgttttaTGATTTTCAGTGGTCTGGGATTTTCACTTCATTACTGGCTAAATCAAAGCTGTTTCCACTGCCCGGCGTATAATGCACAAATAGTCTCCACTGAGCTCAAATGCCACTTCCTGAGTGCGCTGGGGAGGAAGTTATTTGAAGTTCTGTTCTTAGTCTGGTTGTGTCTCAACACGGCCACATGATTCAGTCAGCAAAGCGTCAGAGAGCCGTCACTTGCAGAAATGATCTGAGCCTGCCGGAAATGTAGCAATGTTTCCACCACTGCTCTCAGAGGGGCCCTTCAGGCAGGGTCCAGCTGCTTGTGTGACAAACCAACGGCAGGTTGCCGACATtacagggggggaaatgggagggaggAGCAGTGCACACAAACTGGACAGCAGATGGCCAGGCCTGCGGCCAGTGCATGGTAGCAGATCTGCACGTCCACAAGGCCAGGTCACGGAGAGTGGGTGACTTACACTCGACCTCCCACAGCTATGCATTTCATGTTGTATATACACTCATTGTAACAGCGGGCTCACATGGCTGTAGCCTGCCGTTAAGTCACTTGACAGATATTAGTGAGTGAAAGGCTTGTGTCAGGCCATATGATGGATGTTATGGGAGGTAGCAGCTGTAATGTGTGTtaatggcccctctggcagtggggAAGCCTCTTGAGTATTATGATGAAATGCCCACAGGGGAGGGTGAAATCACTGCTCGCCATTCTCTACATATACAGGCTCCCGGGAACCTGCAAGGACAATCTTACTACTGATGCAGCATTTGGGGGACTTGTGCTTTGCAGTAAGTCTACACCCCAGCTACGACTAAACCCTTGACATGAGCGGGGGATCTAAAAACCCGCGCAGAATAATCCCAAATCACTTCCTGGCATGATCGTTTCGGTTCATTAATTCCAGGGTACAGTGTCCCCTCATCAAGCTTGCTCTGAACGCACCCTCAAACCTATCTCCTCCCACCTGCAGACTGCCAGGTTGGGACCCGAGGTCTGCAGGGTGTTAAGGATACTCGATGCCATCACATCTTGTTATCACACAGCTCTCCTACACGCATTATGTTTGGCAGCGGCAGCGGGTGGGTTTGCCCATGTAATGGTCCCATTATCTTTGACCCGCCTTTATTTCCGGTGTAGACACTTACTGGGTATCTCCAACGACGGGTGTATTGCGGCGGCAATATTTTTGACAGCTGGAGGCGAATGCCGCCCGTCCACTAAATCAGATTCAGCGTCCTGCGCTTCCCCGTGGATCACGGCGATTCCCAACCGCAACCGTTCGGCAAAAGACTGCGCCCTGGAGGTGGGAGACACGCCAAGTGTAATAAACAGAAACGTATTAAAGGCCGGCTTCGTCAGCCCGCGCAGGAGCCGGCCGTCCCCAATGTGCCGCCGGGCGCACGGAATTCAAAGGAACAGCCGCGCCTTTTGGCAGCCAAGCGGTTAATCCTTATTTGTGCCTTTTACAAGAAAAAAAATCCCCCAAGTGTTATTTAAGCGAGGGTCTGCACAGTGTTACATTTACAGTGTAAAGTGGCGAATAAACCAATGGCAGAGGGACCATTACCCATCAGATCAAGAAGTAATCAGAAaggaaatccaaaatgtaaagcGGAGGATCACGTACAAGCAAATCAGTCCCTCCCCGCTCCTCCGTACACCTACACGTGACATCCCACCCCGCTCCTCCGTACACCTACACGTGACATCCCACCCCGCTCCTCCGTACACCTACACGTGACATCCCACCCCGCTCCTCCGTACACCTACACGTGACATCCCACCCGCTCCTCCGTACACCTACACGTGACATCCCACCCCGCTCCTCCGTACACCTACACGTGACATCAAAGAGGTTTATATTAACAGTCtgtaacaggagtggccaacgcctGTCTCCAAGggctatcaacaggtcaggtttttagtcTAAGACTGagtcaccggtgctgaagcaggctctacGACTGAGCCATTAcaatttagaccaggggtgggcaacaggccaggttttcacgatatccctgtttcagcacaggtggtgcagtcttccatTGAGCCACCTTTTCTGAAGCATGGTTATCCTgctaacctgacctgtttgtggcccttgaggcctggagttggcccccATTGTTACAGACTGTTATATAGACACCTTTGCTGTCACGTGTAAGGTGTGCGGAGGAGCTTAGAGTTAATACTGTGCTTGCTGATGCAAAGGCGTTTTACTCACTTAAACACCATGTAATTAAACTTTAACACAAACTACAAACAGTTTGCATAAGGCCGCTATAGAAAAGAGCATTTGTACCTGCAGATGAAAATGTAATTAGCCTATGTTGAAATACGCTTATGCATTCAGGGCCAACTTTCTTAGTCTGACAAAGGGTATTTATCTGTGCAGAGTTTATAAGAAGTGAGAAATAAATGCGGGCTTTCCCAGACCGGACTGCAGGAGCGCACAGAATTACACGTGGCGTAATCTCGTCAGAGGAGCGTGTCCTTAACATGTAGCTGCAGTAACTACGCGAATGCTTCAGCAGACACCTAACaccggggttctcaactccagtcctcatacacctacccaccccaggcaggttttcaggatatccccgcttcagcacaggtggctcagttgaagacagccacctgcgctgaaacagGGACCAACAGAGccggttgtgctgaagcaggcatatcctgaaaacctgacctgttgggggattcttgaggactggagtttagtaCCCCTGCCCTAACTAGATGTCAGTCACATACGGGTCTAACAAACATACACAAAGGCCCTGCCAATCATTCTACATTTACAGTGCCCGGAACACACGTGTGCGAGGAGGGGAGGGCCCTGCCAATCATTCTACATTTACAGTGCCCAGAACACACGTGTGCGAGGAGGGGAGGGCCCTGCCAATCATTCTACATTTACAGTGCCCGGAACACACGTGTGCGAGGAGAGGAGGGCCCTGCCAATCATTCTACATTTACAGTGCCCGGAACACACGTGTGCGAGGAGGGGAGGGCCCTGACAATCATTCTACATTTAcagtgcctgtaacacacgtgtgcgaggaggggagggccctgccaatcattctacatttacagtgcctgtaacacacgtgtgcgaggaggggagggccctgccaatcattctacatttacagtgcctgtaacacacgtgtgcgaggaggggagggccctgccaatcattctacatttacagtgcctgtaacacacgtgtgCGAGGAGAGGAGGGCCCTGCCAATCATTCTACATTTACAGTGCCCGGAACACACGTGTGCGAGGAGGGGAGGGCCCTGCTAATCATTCTACATTTAcagtgcctgtaacacacgtgtgcgaggaggggagggccctgccaatcattctacatttacagtgcctgtaacacacgtgtgCGAGGAGGGGAGGGCCCTGCCAATCATTCTACATTTACAGTGCCCGGAACACACGTGTGCGAGGAGGGGAGGGTCCTGCCAATCATTCTACATTTACAGTGCCCGGAACACACGTGTGCGAGGAGGTGAGGGCCCTGCCAATCATTCTACATTTACAGTGCCCGGAACACACGTGTGCGAGGAGGGGAGGGCCCTGCCAATCATTCTACATTTACAGTGCCCGGAACACACGTGTGCGAGGAGGGGAGGGCCCTGCCAATCATTCTACATTTACAGTGCCCGGAACACACGTGTGCGAGGAGGGGAGGGCCCTGCCAATCATTCTACATTTACAGTGCCCGGAACACACGTGTGCGAGGAGGGGAGGGCCCTGCCAATCATTCTACATTTAGTGCCCGGAACACACGTGTGCGAGGAGGGGAGGGCCCTGCCAATCATTCTACATTTACAGTGCCCGGAACACACGTGTGCGAGGAGGGGAGGGCCCTGCCAATCATTCTACATTTACAGTGCCCGGAACACACGTGTGCGAGGAGGGGAAGGCCCTGCCAATCATTCTACATTTACAGTGCCCGGAACACACGTGTGCGAGGAGGGGAGGGCCCTGCCAATCATTCTACATTTACAGTGCCCGGAACACACGTGTGCGAGGAGGGGAGGGCCCTGCCAATCATTCTACATTTACAGTGCCCGGAACACACGTGTGCGAggaggggagggccctgcagAAAATCCCATGGTGCAGTGAAGAGCTATTCAGCTAACCAAGTCTGTTCtcggcgccgccatgtttaaggCGTTCCAGAATATTTCACACTGCTTTTTGTATTTGTAAGAATAAGAGGACTTTTCTGCTCACCTCTTTGCTGATGATGGTGATTTGGCCACTATTACTGCGTTTCTGTAATCGTGAATCTGTTGTgaacaaagaaaataataataataatatataatatataatattgataaatatatatcttcaCAGCCAGGAGTACAGTGTCACCTGTCAGGTTATATCACAGCCAGGAGTACAGGGGGACAGTGTCACCTGTCAGGTTATATCACAGCTAGGAGTACAGGGGGACAGTGTCACCTGTCAGGTTACCTCCCAGCCAGGAGTACAGGGGGACAGTGTCACCTGTCAGGTTACCTCCCAGCCAGGAGTACAGGGGGACAGTGTCACCTGTCAGGTTACCTCCCAGCCAGGAGTACAGGGGGACAGTGTCACCTGTCAGGTTACCTCCCAGCCAGGAGTACAGGGGGGCAGTGTCACCTGTCGGGTTACCTCCCAGCCAGGAGTACAGGGGGGCAGTCACCTGTCAGGTTACCTCCCAGCCAGGAGTACAGGGGGACAGTGTCACCTGTCAGGTTACCTCCCAGCCAGGAGTACAGGGGGACAGTGTCACCTGTCAGGTTACCTCCCAGCCAGGAGTACAGGGGGGCAGTGTCACCTGTCGGGTTACCTCCCAGCCAGGAGTACAGGGGGACAGTGTCACCTGTCAGGTTACCTCACAGCCAGGAGTACAGGGGGGCAGTCACCTGTCAGGTTACCTCCCAGCCAGGAGTACAGGGGGCAGTGGCAAAGAGTGGAGCGAGTCAAAAACACTTGTTTGAAAAGCCGCAAAATGACATGTGCTTTGTGAATTCGTTGTTTAACCTTTTCCTAACCAGAGCAGCAGCAACACACAGGTAATCTGAGCTCGGGCCTAGCCCACCTGTTTTATCCCGGTGTTTGTGAGACAATGCTGAAAATTTGGAgtgtataaaagaaaaaaaccctGCATGAAAAACAGCAATGTAACTTCCCGCTGCTTTACAGGTTACAGGAGAATCTAACAACACTGGTCAAGGTTAAGATACAATCCAAGTTCCAGAAAGCAAGTTTCTACCAATGTGATCCTGAAACAAAGAAAAACAAACGTAAAAGCGTTTCAACAACTTCCTATCAGCGCGAGAAAAACCACCCAGGAATGCGGACAAGCAGTGTATAACCAAGTGTACAGAAACAGAGTGTGTGCCGAGAGTCTGACAACTCAAGGACACCGAGCAAGGTACGAGATTATAGGAAGACCATGTTTAGACTTAAATGTGCAATCTCGTGTATTCCCATCCTGGAAAGTACACACAAACACCACACGTTTCACAAAGCCTGTGAACCACGGAAAAAATGAGAGCCGGAGTCATTAGAAAGAACCAACGGGATATGTATGTGCAAGTAGACAAGATAACACAAGGAGTCATAATATTCAACACTGCACAGTTACTTTATCAGAGAGAAATGTCATGTTGGATGGCTGCCGGGAGGGCCTGCACagcagcgtgtccccgtcacgtGCATACGCATCTTGTGACATGTCACACACTATTCTGTGAGACGTGTGTTGTCTCACGGGGATTCCCAGCGCTGCCACAGGACATCAAGCAGTATACTTTACAGCAGCgctgctcaactccaatcctcaagctccgcccccccccccccctccaacaggccaggttttcagggtatcccagcttcagcaaaggtggctcagtcaaagactgagcctttgattgagccaccggttctgaagcagggactgagccacctgtgctgaagcagggatatcctgaaaacctgtcctgttggggtggGGCTCGCGGatttgagttgagcacccccga contains:
- the LOC142467259 gene encoding phosphoribosyl pyrophosphate synthase-associated protein 2-like isoform X9 yields the protein MELLIMVYACRTSCAKTISGVIPYFPYSKQCKMRKRGSIVSKLLASMMCKAGLTHFITMDLHQKEIQGFFNIPVDNLRASPFLLQYIQEEIHDYRNAVIVAKSPSSAKRAQSFAERLRLGIAVIHGEAQDAESDLVDGRHSPPAVKNIAAAIHPSLEIPKYLCEKLLHLPHPLPHPPLPPHTYSPQPPPPSTPLLCLPTPPPSPTTPPPSTPPPSSQPTPLPSSPQPTSLSL